One Candidatus Binatia bacterium genomic region harbors:
- a CDS encoding tetratricopeptide repeat protein, whose product MKIVQSIPALFLIVALSACSAHRGLPGSSPSWGPVDLQLSPQEEALGEFLKGEVALRNGDTDTARRAFEKASTLDPAEPRLHARLAHLLIRRGELEKALPHAQAAVAGNPDDEFSRTLLAGALEGMGAHDEAAVHYREIIRRSPEIPEPYLILSALHRKTGNEEAAQQTLEALLLADPDSIMGHYYLGRLHAAAGRLPDSEDHFREALRKNPRSTIVLIDLGLVEEMQQRPQAAANIYRRVLILDPENAIARERLAALLIDQKKFDEALEHFRALERIEDDPTETRVKIALVYLDQGDYDRAATELELVLRASPGRPEVHYYLGITYSELGEVDTARENLRAIPKEATIFADAQLQLAYLAQQQGEIEEAAIHAEAAVAARPDAPGLMTYRIAIERDRGNLPTAIALAQQLSDQHPENDRYQFTLGALLDASGDRDEAVVTMRRAIALNPRNSEALNYLGYTFAEQGIHLEEAESLILRALAVQPEDGFYLDSLGWVYFQQGRYARAVEKLELAVELTGNDPTIQEHLGDAYRRMGREAEARRIYQTAGDSAPSEQQRLRIQDKLRTNESANRSQDQNL is encoded by the coding sequence GTGAAGATCGTCCAATCCATACCGGCCCTCTTTTTGATTGTGGCCCTCTCTGCCTGCAGCGCTCACCGCGGACTGCCGGGCTCGTCACCCTCGTGGGGGCCTGTAGATCTCCAACTCTCACCACAGGAAGAAGCTCTCGGCGAATTTCTCAAAGGTGAGGTGGCTCTGCGGAATGGAGATACCGATACAGCGCGGCGGGCTTTCGAGAAGGCGTCGACCCTCGACCCCGCAGAACCGCGACTACATGCCCGTCTGGCGCACTTGCTGATTCGCCGCGGAGAACTCGAGAAAGCCCTCCCCCACGCCCAGGCCGCCGTAGCGGGAAATCCCGACGATGAATTCAGCCGCACCCTGCTCGCCGGTGCTCTTGAGGGGATGGGAGCTCACGACGAAGCGGCCGTGCACTATCGCGAAATCATCCGGCGTTCGCCCGAGATCCCCGAGCCCTATCTGATCCTCTCCGCTCTCCACAGAAAAACCGGGAACGAGGAAGCCGCACAACAAACGCTTGAAGCGCTGCTTCTGGCCGACCCCGATTCGATCATGGGTCATTATTATCTGGGCAGGCTCCACGCGGCCGCGGGGCGCCTGCCAGATTCCGAGGATCATTTCCGCGAAGCTCTTCGCAAGAATCCTCGTTCCACAATCGTACTTATCGACCTTGGCTTGGTGGAAGAGATGCAACAGCGCCCTCAGGCCGCCGCCAATATCTATCGGCGCGTCCTTATTCTGGACCCCGAAAACGCGATCGCGCGCGAAAGGCTCGCCGCTCTTCTCATCGATCAGAAAAAGTTCGACGAAGCACTCGAACATTTTCGCGCTCTCGAGCGTATCGAAGATGATCCCACCGAAACTCGAGTTAAAATTGCTCTCGTCTACCTGGATCAAGGGGATTACGACAGGGCCGCCACCGAGCTGGAGCTTGTGCTTCGGGCCTCCCCGGGAAGGCCCGAAGTGCATTATTATCTCGGCATCACATACTCCGAGCTAGGCGAGGTCGACACGGCCCGGGAGAACCTCCGAGCGATCCCGAAGGAAGCGACTATTTTTGCGGATGCGCAGTTGCAACTTGCCTACCTCGCCCAACAGCAAGGCGAAATCGAGGAGGCCGCCATCCATGCCGAGGCCGCTGTAGCCGCGCGGCCCGATGCCCCCGGATTGATGACCTACCGAATTGCCATCGAAAGGGATCGCGGCAATTTGCCGACGGCTATCGCCCTGGCCCAACAACTGAGCGACCAGCATCCCGAAAACGACCGCTATCAATTTACCCTTGGCGCGCTCCTCGACGCTTCCGGCGATCGCGACGAGGCCGTGGTCACGATGCGCCGCGCCATCGCGCTGAACCCGCGAAATTCCGAAGCATTGAACTATCTCGGCTATACCTTTGCCGAGCAGGGGATCCATCTCGAAGAAGCTGAGTCCCTGATCTTGCGAGCACTCGCAGTCCAGCCCGAAGATGGTTTCTATCTCGACAGCCTGGGTTGGGTCTACTTCCAACAGGGCCGGTACGCTCGTGCCGTAGAAAAGCTGGAACTCGCTGTGGAGCTGACCGGGAATGACCCCACGATTCAGGAGCACCTCGGCGATGCCTATCGACGAATGGGCCGAGAGGCCGAAGCGAGGCGCATCTATCAGACAGCCGGCGATAGTGCCCCGTCCGAGCAACAGAGGCTGCGGATTCAAGACAAGCTTCGCACCAATGAGAGTGCCAATCGATCCCAAGATCAAAACCTCTGA
- a CDS encoding metallophosphoesterase, with translation MPRIRVLQTSDLQMSPDRPESLRALDLILATARERAADMVIIAGDLIDRNADPSLMAPIIRSALERSAPLPVVILPGHDDHAAFDETTDLGANAVRLHQMPVHKATVCGLDIVGVPWQRGRTLAECLIGVAMDPRHTVLVAHATLATGLTNAFCGEGAEGAFMPAFADDLFRRCTYAALGHVHAGENLIYREGERLVAYSGSPIAHSPRELGQRGVLLVDFESSIGVVDHTFVPLPTRSYALVEENCLPGEEAAAINRIVRRTNESRMPGVCIRARLSGIALLSAPSLRASLEDAIRQNSQNNLDGDELSEPNVRIEVDITDFSGLADIPVVAEFIEKMRVSPENPHGASENVLRAALEIGLHSFREALP, from the coding sequence ATGCCCCGCATCCGCGTGCTCCAAACCTCGGACCTTCAAATGAGTCCCGATCGACCCGAAAGCCTTCGGGCGCTCGATCTGATCCTGGCCACGGCCCGCGAACGCGCCGCCGATATGGTGATTATTGCCGGCGATCTGATCGATCGAAACGCAGATCCCTCCCTGATGGCCCCGATCATTCGGAGCGCTCTGGAAAGATCCGCACCCCTGCCCGTCGTCATTCTACCCGGCCACGACGATCACGCCGCCTTTGATGAAACCACCGACCTGGGGGCCAATGCCGTCCGACTGCACCAAATGCCTGTCCATAAGGCGACTGTCTGTGGCCTGGATATTGTCGGTGTGCCCTGGCAACGCGGTCGCACACTTGCCGAATGCCTGATCGGCGTCGCCATGGATCCCCGCCATACGGTACTGGTCGCTCATGCCACTCTCGCTACCGGGTTGACCAATGCATTTTGTGGAGAAGGCGCCGAAGGCGCCTTCATGCCAGCCTTTGCGGACGACCTTTTCCGTCGATGCACCTATGCCGCCCTCGGTCATGTCCATGCCGGCGAGAACCTGATCTATCGAGAAGGAGAGCGACTGGTCGCCTATTCAGGATCGCCGATCGCACACAGCCCCCGAGAGTTGGGCCAACGTGGCGTTCTCCTTGTCGATTTCGAGAGCTCGATCGGCGTCGTCGATCATACCTTCGTGCCTCTGCCCACACGGAGCTATGCCCTCGTGGAGGAAAACTGCCTTCCCGGCGAAGAAGCCGCCGCTATCAACAGAATCGTCCGGCGCACGAATGAGTCCCGCATGCCCGGCGTCTGTATTCGGGCACGCCTGAGCGGGATTGCCCTGCTCTCTGCGCCGAGCCTCCGAGCCTCCTTGGAGGATGCGATCCGACAGAACTCCCAAAACAATCTGGACGGGGATGAGCTATCGGAGCCCAACGTCCGGATCGAGGTGGATATCACTGACTTCTCCGGATTGGCCGATATACCGGTAGTGGCTGAATTCATTGAAAAGATGCGCGTCTCGCCGGAGAATCCGCACGGAGCATCCGAAAACGTCCTTCGTGCGGCTTTGGAGATCGGTCTGCACTCTTTCCGCGAGGCTCTGCCGTGA
- the larC gene encoding nickel pincer cofactor biosynthesis protein LarC, which translates to MRIAYFDAFSGIAGDMVLGSLLDLGLPPSVLDEQIQKLEMPGVEVRCREVHKNGIRATKADVWIGDQKEEPGTDRGAHSHSHEHAHTNHHSYREIHERIVAANLGEQTTEYATRIFRALAVAESRVHGKELDDVHFHEVGAFDAIVDIVGVSAGLVHFGFEKIFVSPVPAGSGFVRTDHGRMPVPAPATLELLRGHPTVPGDGNHEMVTPTGAAIIQALAETTPAPPLCPLEIGYGAGDLDFKDRPNLLRLVVAETSPPSQPLALPPDDGSLQTDQVLVLEANIDDMNPEFFEAAMANLFAAGALDVTLQPQTMKRGRPGTCITVLAPPRLQERLETILLSETSTIGVRSWMAARKILPRRQIHVATSFGTIEAKVVTLPGGEQRVTPEYADCQRIAAEKKIPVSRIYAAALQAALDQEG; encoded by the coding sequence ATGAGGATTGCTTACTTCGATGCCTTTTCCGGAATCGCAGGCGACATGGTGCTCGGGAGCCTGCTGGATCTCGGCTTGCCGCCGAGCGTCCTTGACGAACAGATCCAGAAGCTCGAAATGCCCGGCGTGGAAGTTCGGTGCCGCGAGGTTCATAAGAACGGAATTCGCGCCACGAAAGCAGACGTCTGGATTGGCGATCAAAAAGAAGAGCCTGGCACAGACCGTGGCGCGCATTCACATTCTCATGAGCATGCGCATACCAACCACCATTCCTATCGGGAGATTCACGAGCGCATCGTCGCGGCCAATCTGGGAGAGCAGACCACCGAGTATGCAACCCGCATCTTTCGTGCGCTCGCGGTGGCCGAGAGTCGCGTCCATGGCAAGGAACTCGACGATGTTCATTTTCATGAAGTCGGCGCATTTGATGCGATCGTGGACATCGTCGGCGTCTCTGCCGGGCTGGTTCACTTTGGTTTCGAGAAAATCTTCGTATCCCCGGTACCAGCGGGAAGCGGCTTCGTCCGGACCGACCATGGCCGGATGCCCGTTCCCGCACCTGCGACACTCGAACTCCTGCGAGGCCACCCGACGGTTCCCGGGGATGGAAATCATGAAATGGTGACGCCGACGGGAGCCGCCATCATTCAGGCGCTTGCTGAAACCACGCCGGCCCCACCCCTGTGCCCTCTGGAAATCGGCTACGGTGCGGGCGACCTGGATTTCAAAGATCGGCCGAACCTGCTCCGGCTGGTCGTTGCCGAAACGTCTCCCCCCTCTCAGCCGCTGGCACTGCCCCCTGACGATGGATCGCTGCAAACCGATCAGGTCCTGGTTCTCGAGGCCAATATCGACGATATGAATCCAGAATTTTTCGAGGCGGCGATGGCGAACCTCTTTGCCGCAGGCGCCCTCGATGTCACCCTCCAGCCGCAAACCATGAAACGAGGGCGCCCGGGTACCTGCATCACGGTTCTGGCGCCACCCCGACTGCAGGAAAGGCTGGAAACCATCCTTCTCAGCGAAACCTCGACCATCGGGGTCCGAAGCTGGATGGCGGCCCGCAAAATCCTGCCCCGCAGGCAGATCCATGTGGCAACAAGCTTTGGCACGATCGAAGCGAAAGTCGTGACGCTGCCGGGCGGTGAGCAGAGGGTCACCCCGGAGTATGCGGACTGTCAGCGCATTGCGGCGGAAAAAAAGATTCCCGTGAGCCGGATCTATGCAGCAGCCCTTCAGGCGGCACTGGATCAGGAAGGCTGA
- a CDS encoding AAA family ATPase has product MSVRIQRLSIRNFGPLRDLVLMPGPVTVVYGKNEAGKTSCIDALVRALRDRVRPGQERLIEQTREGPGFQGEIDLLLDPEDGGSVLELLREHPSLARLFIVRDADPSLQTGRSWLNSIRDRLVGIDLVWISELIRKRAGLTRNGTLRDARADERQRLTERVARIEAFLEDLPGVGKLQEEIHQIELQRTASRSYGEKLRGAERFERFRTAERAAGAVRENERRLRELERFGDGDLREWREAIGSLREAAAIAKTAENESSRLRGEIELSDEESKKRRLARDRGLTRAEDIQNARLEENLEEARTTAASAGTWALWKIPLGAGGALLLLLSIALITQATNAAGTHAASMGLAAGTAATFGLIAAGLAITASSRIRHAAAVSEDLLARARAHLGEVQSLADCSVQLQKALILQERLEGELVAAKSVTDSLEEKELAARKIEDGRNRTLDAAQRQIAEIRNRVNLSSIEQLEEKTRERGETKALHIEAQRTLESLLGSLDETQPIEDQLDGLRVEDPGIEPNPQRLADLESELEGFDARLLILRSQLTERRDRSLAAIGLDDIGKLRAERSRLREAVEQIDNQTQGASLALQGLRELSSDIDRPLREALGDGPEAAGRYLAKLTGGRYRAIALEGAQDLSVERDDGSRFPVEALSRGARDQLALAIRLSLVRRLLGEPGFLVLDDAFLTSDAGRREALTASLAELASEGWQILYFTFDPTLRDRLGQLDAKVIELPPPNRVD; this is encoded by the coding sequence GTGAGCGTTCGCATCCAACGCCTGTCGATCCGCAACTTTGGCCCTCTGCGGGACCTCGTCTTGATGCCGGGACCGGTCACCGTCGTCTATGGAAAAAATGAGGCCGGTAAAACCTCGTGCATCGACGCTCTGGTCCGAGCCCTTCGGGACCGCGTGCGACCGGGACAAGAACGGCTGATCGAGCAGACCCGCGAGGGACCGGGATTCCAGGGTGAAATCGATCTCCTGCTGGACCCGGAAGACGGCGGCAGCGTTCTCGAACTCCTGCGGGAGCACCCTTCGTTGGCTCGACTCTTTATCGTCAGGGATGCCGACCCCTCCCTGCAGACCGGTCGTTCGTGGCTCAATTCTATCCGCGACCGCCTCGTCGGCATCGACCTCGTTTGGATCTCCGAGCTTATTCGCAAACGAGCCGGGCTCACGCGCAACGGCACCCTGCGAGACGCGAGAGCGGATGAACGACAGCGGTTGACCGAGAGGGTCGCTCGCATCGAGGCCTTTCTGGAAGATTTACCCGGAGTCGGCAAATTACAGGAAGAGATCCATCAAATAGAGCTGCAGCGAACGGCCTCCCGGAGCTACGGCGAGAAGCTTCGCGGTGCCGAAAGATTCGAGCGCTTCCGAACAGCAGAGCGAGCCGCAGGAGCCGTTCGCGAGAACGAGCGCCGACTGCGCGAGCTGGAACGCTTCGGGGATGGCGATCTTCGGGAATGGCGCGAGGCTATTGGTTCTCTGCGGGAAGCCGCCGCGATCGCCAAAACTGCCGAAAACGAGTCTTCTCGATTGCGTGGAGAGATCGAGCTTTCTGACGAAGAATCGAAAAAGCGACGCTTGGCACGTGACCGAGGGCTCACCAGAGCAGAAGACATTCAGAATGCCCGGCTCGAAGAAAATCTGGAGGAAGCGCGCACGACGGCTGCCAGTGCCGGGACCTGGGCATTGTGGAAAATTCCGCTCGGCGCCGGTGGCGCCCTCCTTCTGCTTCTTTCCATTGCGTTGATCACGCAGGCGACAAATGCGGCCGGAACGCATGCCGCCTCCATGGGGCTTGCCGCGGGCACAGCCGCTACCTTTGGCCTGATCGCAGCAGGACTCGCGATCACCGCCAGCAGTCGGATTCGTCACGCGGCCGCAGTCAGCGAAGACCTGCTCGCGCGAGCCAGAGCGCACCTCGGCGAAGTCCAATCACTTGCGGATTGCTCGGTACAACTTCAGAAAGCCCTGATTCTGCAAGAGCGCCTCGAGGGCGAACTTGTCGCCGCGAAGTCGGTTACCGATTCCCTCGAGGAAAAGGAACTGGCAGCTCGCAAAATCGAAGACGGCCGCAACCGAACACTCGATGCTGCCCAGCGGCAGATCGCCGAAATTCGCAACCGCGTGAACCTCTCCTCCATCGAGCAACTCGAGGAAAAGACGCGCGAGCGCGGGGAAACCAAGGCCTTGCACATCGAGGCCCAGAGAACGCTCGAGAGCCTTCTTGGCTCGCTTGACGAAACCCAGCCAATCGAAGACCAGCTCGACGGATTACGAGTTGAAGACCCCGGAATCGAGCCCAACCCCCAGAGGCTCGCTGATCTCGAAAGCGAGCTGGAGGGTTTTGATGCCCGCTTGCTCATATTGCGATCCCAACTGACGGAGCGTCGGGATCGATCCCTGGCGGCCATAGGGCTCGACGATATCGGGAAACTGCGTGCGGAACGAAGCCGACTACGCGAAGCCGTCGAGCAGATCGACAACCAAACGCAGGGAGCAAGCCTCGCCCTTCAGGGACTTCGGGAGCTTTCATCGGATATCGACCGCCCGCTGCGCGAGGCACTCGGCGACGGTCCCGAGGCAGCAGGGCGCTATCTCGCCAAACTCACTGGAGGCCGTTATCGCGCGATCGCCCTCGAAGGCGCGCAAGACCTCTCCGTGGAGAGAGACGACGGCTCCCGGTTTCCCGTCGAGGCTCTATCTCGCGGTGCCCGCGACCAACTAGCCCTCGCAATTCGGCTTTCCCTGGTGCGCCGCCTTCTTGGTGAACCCGGGTTTCTGGTTCTCGACGACGCGTTTCTCACCAGCGATGCGGGCAGGCGCGAAGCGCTCACAGCATCGCTTGCCGAACTCGCCTCGGAGGGCTGGCAAATTCTCTACTTCACCTTCGACCCGACCTTGCGCGACCGCCTCGGGCAGCTCGACGCCAAGGTCATCGAACTACCGCCGCCGAACCGGGTCGATTAG
- a CDS encoding ABC transporter substrate-binding protein: MRWPKALAAICASLVLLGSCEWLSTERAARERSNEILAHSIFSDPKTFNPVLVTDDTSRQALAPIFEGLVRIDPKTTRPAPALARTWRSMDEGRVWVFELRQDVVWHDGRPFTSADVVFTFETIFNDAVPNSARYSLTVAGEPIRVKSDGPHRVRFEMSQAFAPFLYAMDVWILPAHLLRASLDEGEFTRKWGIDTAPEKIVGTGPYRMTRYVASQVMEFSRNDNYWERTPEGAPLPFLAKRATLIVPEQNTIALRFLAGQTHYYEPRPEEIPNLEDRADELEIHVNEIGIDTGNQFVVFNRNPNHWNELGADGRPDPKLEWFSDRDFLRALAHAVDKPGMVNTVYYGFGVPSVANISPSNHIFHNPNLEDYQYDLELSRRLLETSGYIDRDGDGIREDRHGNPIVFGLTTNAGNTLRERLCSILLQDWQSLGLKIHYRPQTFQSLVERLNVTHDWDVVMIGFTGSLDPNNGANFLRSSGNLHIWNPAQKTPATPWEAEIDDLLDQGAAELDLEKRKLFYWRIQTIIHRELPFIGLVRQRKAFAWSRDLENFNPLVWGLWKPNQIDINP; encoded by the coding sequence ATGAGGTGGCCCAAGGCCCTTGCTGCAATTTGCGCAAGCCTCGTTCTTCTCGGAAGCTGCGAATGGCTCTCGACCGAAAGGGCCGCCCGCGAGCGTTCCAACGAAATCCTCGCCCACTCTATTTTCAGCGACCCCAAGACTTTCAATCCGGTTCTGGTGACCGATGATACTTCCCGGCAAGCGCTCGCGCCGATTTTCGAAGGTTTGGTGCGCATCGATCCCAAAACGACACGCCCGGCGCCCGCTCTGGCCCGAACGTGGCGATCGATGGATGAGGGGCGGGTCTGGGTCTTCGAATTACGCCAGGATGTTGTCTGGCATGACGGGCGGCCCTTCACCTCCGCGGACGTCGTCTTCACGTTTGAAACGATCTTCAATGACGCTGTTCCCAATAGCGCGCGCTACTCGCTGACCGTCGCCGGGGAGCCCATTCGGGTGAAAAGCGATGGCCCCCATCGCGTCAGGTTTGAGATGAGCCAGGCGTTTGCTCCTTTTCTCTATGCCATGGATGTATGGATTCTACCCGCGCATCTCCTGCGAGCGAGCCTCGACGAGGGTGAGTTTACCCGCAAATGGGGCATCGACACCGCGCCGGAGAAAATCGTAGGCACCGGCCCTTACCGGATGACCCGCTATGTTGCCTCGCAAGTCATGGAATTCAGCCGCAATGACAACTACTGGGAGCGCACCCCCGAGGGCGCCCCGCTGCCATTCCTGGCCAAGCGAGCCACGCTGATCGTCCCCGAGCAGAACACCATCGCCCTGCGCTTCCTTGCCGGGCAAACTCATTATTATGAGCCGCGACCGGAGGAAATTCCCAATCTCGAGGATCGGGCCGACGAATTGGAGATTCATGTAAATGAGATCGGGATCGACACGGGTAATCAATTTGTTGTTTTCAATCGAAACCCGAACCATTGGAACGAGCTGGGCGCCGATGGTCGACCTGACCCGAAACTGGAGTGGTTCTCGGACCGAGACTTCCTCCGAGCGCTCGCACACGCAGTCGACAAACCCGGTATGGTCAATACCGTCTATTACGGATTTGGGGTCCCCTCGGTCGCGAACATCTCGCCGTCGAATCATATCTTTCACAACCCGAATCTCGAAGATTACCAATACGATCTTGAGCTCTCGCGGCGCCTTCTGGAAACCTCTGGATATATTGACCGAGATGGCGACGGAATTCGCGAAGATCGTCATGGGAATCCGATTGTTTTCGGGCTGACGACCAATGCGGGAAACACCCTTCGAGAGCGTCTTTGCTCAATCCTGCTGCAGGACTGGCAATCGCTGGGTCTGAAAATTCACTACCGTCCACAGACTTTTCAGTCGCTCGTCGAGCGACTGAATGTGACCCACGACTGGGATGTGGTCATGATCGGATTCACCGGCAGTCTGGACCCCAACAACGGCGCAAACTTCCTGCGTTCGAGCGGAAATCTCCATATTTGGAATCCTGCCCAGAAGACCCCGGCCACACCGTGGGAGGCCGAAATCGACGATCTGCTCGATCAAGGCGCTGCCGAGCTTGATTTGGAAAAAAGAAAGCTTTTCTATTGGCGAATCCAGACCATAATCCATAGGGAACTTCCTTTCATCGGTTTGGTTCGCCAACGAAAAGCCTTCGCCTGGTCCCGAGATCTCGAGAATTTCAATCCGCTGGTCTGGGGGCTCTGGAAACCGAATCAAATCGACATCAACCCCTGA
- a CDS encoding DUF4292 domain-containing protein: MAGSFSGIATSDLIEALRVAEKDLRSIDALGKVRIATPENRLRASQVVMARAPDAFRIEVLAPFGISYAVATDGETLAALSTQENILFRGPPDEQTIAEVIGIALSPRDMTSLLLGRPPVRAETLASSWTSNRPLGDAPPGADSPLVFLHAADGANTSIVIGFTRMSLRREPKIVPVSFQRIARNGQQLLRATFEDFTEVDKALIPQRIRIHAAATDAVIEYSEVQANKLLPRATFLIPTPPGATEESLRPSPR, translated from the coding sequence GTGGCGGGCTCCTTTTCGGGAATCGCGACCAGCGATCTGATCGAAGCGCTCCGCGTGGCGGAGAAGGATTTACGCAGCATCGATGCTCTGGGAAAAGTCCGGATCGCGACTCCCGAGAACCGGCTTCGTGCATCGCAGGTGGTTATGGCGCGAGCCCCGGACGCCTTCCGTATCGAGGTCCTCGCGCCCTTCGGCATCAGCTACGCCGTCGCCACCGACGGAGAAACTCTCGCAGCGCTCTCGACGCAAGAAAATATCCTGTTTCGCGGTCCTCCCGACGAGCAAACCATCGCCGAAGTCATCGGAATCGCGCTATCCCCGCGGGACATGACCAGCCTTCTTCTCGGACGACCTCCAGTTCGTGCGGAAACATTGGCAAGTTCCTGGACATCCAACCGCCCCCTCGGCGATGCACCGCCGGGCGCGGACAGCCCGCTGGTTTTTCTCCACGCTGCGGATGGGGCGAACACCAGCATCGTGATCGGATTCACTCGAATGAGTCTGCGCCGGGAGCCCAAGATCGTCCCGGTCTCCTTTCAACGAATTGCCCGCAATGGCCAACAACTTCTAAGAGCGACATTTGAGGATTTCACCGAGGTCGACAAAGCCCTCATACCGCAACGTATTCGTATTCATGCCGCGGCCACAGATGCCGTCATCGAGTATTCGGAAGTCCAAGCCAACAAGCTACTGCCCCGGGCGACATTTCTGATTCCTACCCCTCCGGGCGCCACCGAAGAGTCTCTCCGCCCGAGCCCGCGATGA
- a CDS encoding AarF/ABC1/UbiB kinase family protein encodes MATRKDKAGLTTGRARRALKMGTMTTQVSGNYLVNALKRPFQSGDERAEGILDTHLRNAMLIVEGSQELRGTFLKLMQMLSMRNDILPTEVLEVLSVVQSDVPPMPFDMIRERVEAELGGKIDDLFGSFEAEAFAAASLGQVHRGTLTDGTPIVVKVQYPGVEKTVEQDLRNLKTLLHTFTMIGRDLFRQPIDADALHQEMEERLGEELDYENEARNTDWFAEMFADDDEILIPQVFHELSSRRVLTLSYIDGYKLADIMKPGIDQDIKDWVAIKFQQTLWQQILEFGVIHTDPHPGNYLITYHPHMGILDFGSIRVLEEETRQSYVRLARGILDNRRDEKIAALVALGYLEASDDPTSTIEVVDLIFEPATLDREYDPQEYGSISRAMKSAQLRIESGVFRSPPPHSVFLGRALVGLDSFIQILGTRANFHRLFLEAVERAESLSELD; translated from the coding sequence ATGGCCACACGGAAGGATAAAGCCGGACTCACGACGGGAAGAGCCCGCCGTGCGCTCAAAATGGGCACGATGACGACACAGGTCAGTGGCAACTACCTCGTGAATGCTCTCAAACGCCCTTTCCAGAGCGGCGACGAACGCGCCGAGGGAATCCTCGACACCCATCTGCGGAATGCGATGCTGATCGTCGAAGGCTCTCAGGAACTCCGCGGCACCTTCCTCAAGCTGATGCAGATGCTCAGCATGAGAAACGATATCCTCCCGACAGAAGTCCTTGAGGTTTTGTCAGTTGTACAGTCCGATGTTCCTCCCATGCCATTCGACATGATTCGCGAACGCGTCGAAGCGGAATTGGGCGGGAAGATCGACGATCTTTTTGGATCCTTCGAAGCTGAGGCCTTCGCCGCTGCCTCGCTCGGTCAAGTTCATCGAGGCACTCTCACCGACGGCACCCCGATCGTCGTGAAAGTGCAGTATCCGGGAGTGGAAAAGACTGTCGAGCAGGATCTGCGCAACCTCAAGACTTTGTTGCACACCTTCACCATGATCGGCCGTGACCTTTTTCGGCAACCCATCGATGCCGACGCTCTTCATCAGGAAATGGAAGAGCGCCTTGGCGAAGAACTCGACTACGAAAACGAGGCCCGAAACACCGACTGGTTTGCGGAGATGTTTGCTGACGATGACGAGATTCTGATTCCGCAGGTCTTCCACGAACTCTCCTCGCGCCGCGTTCTCACCCTAAGCTATATCGACGGCTACAAATTGGCCGACATCATGAAGCCGGGCATTGATCAGGACATCAAGGATTGGGTGGCCATCAAGTTTCAGCAGACGCTATGGCAGCAAATTCTCGAGTTCGGCGTCATCCATACCGACCCTCATCCCGGAAATTATCTGATCACCTATCATCCGCATATGGGCATCCTCGACTTTGGGTCAATCCGGGTGCTGGAAGAAGAGACCCGGCAAAGCTACGTCCGGCTTGCTCGCGGGATTCTGGATAATCGCCGTGATGAAAAGATTGCCGCCCTCGTTGCACTGGGCTACCTCGAGGCCTCCGACGACCCCACCTCAACGATCGAGGTTGTTGATTTGATCTTTGAACCCGCGACCCTCGACCGAGAGTACGATCCTCAGGAATACGGCTCCATCTCCCGAGCCATGAAGTCAGCCCAGCTGAGAATCGAGAGCGGCGTGTTCCGGTCTCCCCCGCCGCATAGCGTTTTTCTCGGGCGTGCGCTGGTGGGCTTGGACTCCTTCATCCAGATCCTAGGTACGCGAGCCAATTTCCACCGCCTCTTTCTCGAAGCTGTCGAACGCGCCGAGAGCCTCAGCGAGTTGGACTAG